CATCAGCAGGCCGTGTGACAAATCAACCCACCCTAGCAAGCCTTCTTCTCCAAGCGTGATCACCTTGTCGGGTCTAATCCTGTCGACCCCAGGACATGGATTGGGCAGTGTCCTAGTGCTCCATGACTTCCTCTCGGACGAGTAGATTTGAAGGTGATAGTCATCCGACGACGGCGCGAGGCAGAGAGCGGCCACGAGATAGCAGCTGCCGAGCTGCAGGACACCGAACTCCCTGACCCCGCGCAGGTCATCGCGGTCGTTATCATAATACTCGTCGGGAGAAGGAATACGGTCAAGCAACGGCGACTCACCGGCCTTGtacaggaaatattcagatgcgtAGTGGCCGTTGAAGGCGGCGCGGAACAGGATGAAACGGCCCTCCGCGCCGACGCCGACGACGTGTGGCGAATCTGAGAACTCGGAATACGGGCGGTCTTGCAGATGAGGGGGTCTGCAGCAGTGGATGGAGAAGATGGACAGCTGCGGTGGGTCGGCCATACAGAAGGAGACCTTCATGGTGAAGCCATCCCTGGATACGACTGTGGCCGTGGTCTCGTTCGTGCTGTCGGTGAAACGCGGTTTCCGGGAGAGGAGAATTGAGGCCAGCCGACGCCGACGGGAGGTATTGGCGGCGTCGCCCATCACGACGGGTTTCCGATTTTGGTGGGGATTTTGGGGGATCTGGTGGCGTCGCGAGATAGGAAGGAATTGCAGATTAGGGTATCTCTCTATTCTCGCGACCCCGAGACCTCTTTTTTTTAGGTCAAAGCAGTACAAAGAGGACTCAAACTCCGAAAGTCATCTTTTTATCCCGAGCTCAtgtgctcccgcatgaacagtaaaatcgaaaaaaattcaaaaaattccaaattttttttgaaagaaacattgacaaaagttctaagtgtctgcaaaaattcatcatgaaataacattcctgtaaggcgtggcaaaaaaaaacaaattcagtgcttcaaaatgcttttgaaagtagctttttcagagtactgtttttgttttttttttgccatgccttctaGGAATGTCATTTTCACggcgaatttttgcaggcacttagaacttttgtcaatgtttctcccaaaaaaaatttggaattttttgaatttttttcgattttttttcgattttactgttcatgcgggagcatatgagctcgggatcaaTTCCTCCGCGTCCCTCAAACTCCTCCTAGTCTCTACTCTAAGCGAGGAGTACGTTGCGAACTAGATCTGGTGGCGTCGCCGGAGTGGAAGGATTTGAAGATTAGGGTTATCTGTGTCTTCTCACGACCCCGAGACCTCGGTTTTTTTACATCAAAGCAACACAAAGGAAAAGAAAATTCATAAAAAAGAAGAAACCCGGTACAGAATCCTTCTAGAATTATTATTTTTTGAGATTTGGAATTCTTTTTATAATTAGATTTAGAATtcatctagaaggttcccaa
This region of Triticum aestivum cultivar Chinese Spring chromosome 2D, IWGSC CS RefSeq v2.1, whole genome shotgun sequence genomic DNA includes:
- the LOC123048906 gene encoding uncharacterized protein, producing MGDAANTSRRRRLASILLSRKPRFTDSTNETTATVVSRDGFTMKVSFCMADPPQLSIFSIHCCRPPHLQDRPYSEFSDSPHVVGVGAEGRFILFRAAFNGHYASEYFLYKAGESPLLDRIPSPDEYYDNDRDDLRGVREFGVLQLGSCYLVAALCLAPSSDDYHLQIYSSERKSWSTRTLPNPCPGVDRIRPDKVITLGEEGLLGWVDLSHGLLMCDLRQDHARFIPLPEPLPGNRYKLKCHIPPPQAKRRKKLEGNLTQISGGFGISHMLMACSSSLRWRILLLKARATRMMLSTIRT